From a region of the Thioalkalivibrio sp. XN279 genome:
- the truB gene encoding tRNA pseudouridine(55) synthase TruB translates to MTEALPAAPARPATAVDGVVLLDKPRGLSSNIALQKVKRLFGARKAGHTGSLDPLASGLLPICLGQATRFSGFLLDAAKAYQVGARLGTRTATGDTEGDVVEQCPWEGIDADALRSVLEGFRGRISQVPPMYSALKQGGERLYRKARRGEEVERPPRPVEIHALELVSWDPPAFTLEVSCSKGTYVRTLVEDIARAAGSCAHVTALRRVGAGPFTAEAMHSLAELEALAARGPDELGGVVLSADTALSALPAVSLSEEDVLRLVRGQVVDAAPGSAGGLLRAYGPTGFLGLVERDGAGHVRAKRLLDTSRLS, encoded by the coding sequence ATGACTGAGGCCCTCCCGGCCGCTCCCGCACGGCCCGCGACGGCCGTGGACGGTGTGGTGCTGCTCGACAAGCCGCGTGGGCTCTCCTCCAACATCGCACTGCAGAAAGTGAAGCGCCTGTTCGGCGCGCGCAAGGCGGGGCATACCGGGAGCCTGGATCCCCTCGCCAGCGGGCTGCTGCCGATCTGCCTCGGCCAGGCCACGCGCTTCTCCGGGTTCCTGCTCGATGCGGCCAAGGCCTACCAGGTCGGCGCTCGTCTCGGCACCCGCACCGCCACGGGCGACACGGAAGGCGACGTGGTGGAGCAGTGTCCCTGGGAAGGCATCGATGCCGATGCCTTGCGCAGCGTGCTGGAGGGATTCCGCGGACGTATCAGCCAGGTGCCGCCCATGTATTCCGCGCTGAAGCAGGGCGGTGAACGGCTCTATCGCAAGGCGCGCCGTGGTGAGGAAGTCGAACGGCCGCCGCGGCCAGTCGAGATCCACGCGCTGGAGCTCGTGTCCTGGGACCCGCCGGCGTTCACCCTCGAGGTGAGCTGTTCCAAGGGTACCTACGTGCGCACGCTGGTCGAAGACATCGCGCGGGCGGCGGGAAGTTGCGCCCACGTGACCGCGCTGCGCCGGGTCGGGGCCGGGCCGTTCACGGCCGAGGCCATGCATTCGCTTGCCGAGCTGGAAGCGCTTGCGGCACGCGGCCCGGATGAGCTGGGTGGCGTGGTGTTGAGCGCGGATACCGCTTTGTCCGCCCTGCCAGCGGTGTCGCTGTCAGAGGAGGACGTGCTCAGGCTGGTCCGCGGCCAGGTGGTCGACGCGGCGCCCGGCAGTGCCGGCGGGCTCCTGCGGGCTTACGGGCCGACGGGCTTCCTCGGGCTGGTGGAGCGCGACGGCGCCGGGCACGTGCGGGCGAAACGCTTGCTGGATACTTCGAGATTGAGCTAA
- the nusA gene encoding transcription termination factor NusA, producing the protein MNKEILQVIEQVSAEKELDKEIIFEALESALATAARKQFVGEDIDTRVSMDRKTGALSTFRRWKVFADDSTELETPSKELRLEDALDMDPNAEVGGYVEEPLDVTPSGRIVAQTAKQVVVQKVREAERAQVVEEFRDRVGTLIGGIVKRVDRNGVFVDLGGNAEGFIAREEMIPREAVRTQDRIKGYLREVRSEPRGPQIFLSRTAPQFIIELFKLEVPEVGQGLIQILGAARDPGHRAKIAVKSLDQRIDPIGACVGMRGSRVQAVSNELAGERVDIIPWDDNPAQFVINAMSPAEVVSIVVDEEAHSMDVAVEEEKLSQAIGRGGQNVRLASELSGWELNVMTATEAEEKSESESRTLIDNFKTQLDVDEEVAVILVQEGFSSIEEIAYVPTSELLSIEEFDEDIVEELRNRARDVLITQAIVKEEKLDQSEPADDLLELDGMDKGLAFALAARGIRTREDLAEQATDDLEDIEGLDQERAGKLIMAARAHWFESTEENG; encoded by the coding sequence ATGAACAAGGAAATCCTGCAGGTTATCGAACAGGTGTCGGCCGAAAAAGAGCTCGATAAAGAGATCATTTTCGAGGCCCTGGAGAGCGCGCTGGCGACGGCCGCGCGCAAGCAGTTCGTGGGCGAGGACATCGACACGCGCGTCTCCATGGACCGCAAGACCGGTGCCCTGTCGACCTTCCGTCGCTGGAAGGTGTTCGCGGACGATTCCACCGAGCTGGAGACCCCGAGCAAGGAGCTGCGCCTCGAGGACGCGCTCGACATGGACCCGAACGCGGAAGTGGGCGGCTATGTCGAGGAGCCCCTGGACGTCACGCCTTCCGGCCGGATCGTTGCCCAGACGGCCAAGCAGGTCGTGGTGCAGAAAGTCCGCGAGGCCGAGCGCGCCCAGGTGGTCGAGGAGTTCCGGGACCGCGTCGGCACGCTCATCGGCGGTATCGTCAAGCGGGTCGATCGCAATGGCGTGTTCGTGGACCTCGGCGGCAACGCTGAAGGTTTCATCGCCCGCGAGGAGATGATCCCGCGCGAGGCTGTGCGCACCCAGGACCGCATCAAGGGGTACCTGCGCGAGGTGCGCTCCGAGCCGCGCGGACCGCAGATTTTCCTCTCGCGCACGGCGCCGCAGTTCATCATCGAGCTGTTCAAGCTGGAGGTGCCCGAGGTGGGCCAGGGGCTGATCCAGATCCTGGGCGCTGCGCGCGATCCGGGTCACCGCGCCAAGATCGCGGTCAAGAGCCTCGACCAGCGCATCGACCCGATCGGCGCCTGCGTCGGCATGCGCGGCTCGCGCGTGCAGGCCGTTTCCAACGAGCTGGCCGGCGAGCGCGTGGACATCATCCCCTGGGACGACAACCCGGCCCAGTTCGTGATCAACGCCATGTCGCCTGCCGAGGTGGTGTCCATTGTCGTGGACGAGGAAGCCCACAGCATGGACGTGGCGGTGGAAGAGGAAAAGCTGTCGCAGGCCATTGGCCGCGGCGGCCAGAACGTGCGCCTCGCCAGCGAGCTGAGCGGCTGGGAGCTGAACGTCATGACCGCGACGGAGGCTGAGGAAAAGAGCGAGTCCGAGTCCCGCACGCTGATCGATAATTTCAAGACGCAGCTCGACGTGGACGAGGAGGTTGCCGTCATCCTGGTGCAGGAAGGCTTCTCCAGCATCGAGGAGATCGCCTACGTGCCCACCTCCGAACTGCTGTCCATCGAGGAGTTTGACGAGGACATCGTCGAGGAGCTGCGCAACCGCGCGCGTGACGTGCTCATCACCCAGGCGATCGTCAAGGAAGAGAAGCTCGACCAGTCCGAGCCGGCAGACGACCTGCTGGAGCTCGACGGCATGGACAAGGGCCTGGCTTTCGCGCTCGCCGCGCGCGGCATCCGCACGCGCGAGGACCTGGCGGAGCAGGCCACCGACGACCTCGAGGATATCGAGGGGCTGGACCAGGAGCGGGCCGGGAAGCTGATCATGGCCGCCCGCGCGCACTGGTTCGAGAGCACCGAAGAGAACGGCTGA
- the rimP gene encoding ribosome maturation factor RimP, which translates to MLKEKLLELLAPEVEALGYELVELDAPGAGGSGTLRIYIDRDEGITVDDCERVSHRVSGVLDVEDPIPGHYVLEVSSPGLDRPLRTEAHYQRQLGHLVKVVLAPGSPGRRRYKGRIEAAADGVIELEVDGERVALSLSDIESARLVPEF; encoded by the coding sequence GTGCTGAAAGAAAAGTTGCTGGAGTTGCTGGCGCCGGAAGTCGAGGCGCTGGGTTACGAGCTGGTCGAGCTCGACGCGCCGGGGGCCGGTGGTTCCGGCACGTTGAGAATTTACATCGACCGGGACGAGGGCATTACGGTCGACGACTGCGAACGGGTCAGCCATCGGGTCAGCGGCGTGCTGGACGTGGAAGACCCGATTCCGGGGCACTACGTGCTGGAGGTGTCGTCGCCGGGGCTGGACCGCCCGCTGCGGACCGAGGCGCATTACCAGCGCCAGCTCGGGCACCTGGTGAAGGTGGTGCTGGCACCGGGAAGCCCGGGGCGGCGCCGTTACAAGGGCCGCATCGAGGCGGCCGCGGACGGTGTGATCGAATTAGAGGTGGACGGCGAGCGGGTTGCCCTCTCGCTGTCCGACATTGAATCCGCCCGGCTGGTGCCGGAGTTCTGA
- the rbfA gene encoding 30S ribosome-binding factor RbfA — MPKDYARSRRVGEQMQRLLGEVLLRDVKDPRVEGVSITAVEVSRDLSHATVWYSLLDPAADPAPAGEALARAAGLIRGKLGRAMYIRHVPALHFRHDESVERGARLSELIDRAVAADKDRPDNDD, encoded by the coding sequence ATGCCCAAGGACTACGCCCGTAGCCGCAGGGTCGGCGAACAGATGCAGCGCCTCCTCGGCGAGGTGCTGCTGCGGGATGTGAAGGACCCGAGGGTGGAGGGCGTGAGCATCACCGCCGTGGAAGTGTCCCGCGACCTGTCGCATGCGACCGTGTGGTACAGCCTGTTGGACCCCGCTGCCGATCCGGCGCCCGCCGGCGAGGCGCTGGCCCGGGCCGCCGGCCTGATCCGTGGCAAGCTCGGCCGCGCCATGTACATCCGCCATGTGCCGGCCCTGCATTTCCGCCACGACGAGAGTGTAGAGCGCGGGGCGCGCTTGTCCGAGTTGATCGACCGGGCCGTAGCGGCGGACAAGGACAGGCCCGACAACGATGACTGA
- the infB gene encoding translation initiation factor IF-2: protein MADVTVAQFADVLKVPVDRLLAQLAEAGIQVEGAEDTISDEAKLELLTFLRESHGRDAPAATPRKITLKRKTQSELRQSAGQGRARTVNVEVRKKRTYIKRDVLEEQARQQQEELDRERQAEEDARRKAEEEARKSSEEELRQREEEQKRLEAEEQAKRQAEEDARKKAEDEARRVVEEEARVLAEARKRTADEDRKRREAERAPPRRGAAADDAGTKYGRKELHVAGDKSGRRRKRAATGRRAGGSQIERQGFERPTAPVKREVAIPETITVSELAQKMAVKATEVIKTMMGMGAMVTINQVIDQDTAVLVVEEMGHTPKLLKENQIEDVVEEAAKSTGKEEPRWPVVTIMGHVDHGKTSLLDYIRRSKVAAGEAGGITQHIGAYVVESAKGRITFLDTPGHAAFTAMRARGAQATDVVILVVAADDGVMPQTVEAIQHARAAGVPMVVAVNKIDKHGADPERVKSELAQKDVIPEDWGGDTQFVNVSAHTGEGIDTLLESVALQAEVLELEAVATGPAKGVVIESSLEKGRGAVATILVQQGRLNAGDALLAGREYGRVRAMFNELGKPLKEAGPSTPVQVLGLSGTPMAGDDVVVLPDERKAREVALHRQGKFRDVKLAKQQAAKLEDVFTQMEEGETNAVQLLIKADVQGSAEALRDAMTRLSNDEVKVKVIASNVGGITESDVNLAAASGAIVIGFNTRADGAARSAIKETGVDVRYYSIIYEAIDDVKQAIVGMLSPEIREQIVGVAEVREVFSSPKFGQVAGCLVTEGAVRRNNPIRVLRDNVVIFEGQLESLRRFKDDVNEVKSGTECGIGVRNYNDVRAGDQIECFERVEIARTL from the coding sequence ATGGCCGACGTCACTGTTGCCCAGTTTGCTGATGTATTGAAGGTTCCCGTCGACCGGCTGCTTGCGCAGCTGGCGGAGGCTGGAATCCAGGTCGAGGGCGCGGAGGACACCATCAGCGACGAGGCCAAGCTCGAGCTGCTCACATTCCTGCGCGAGAGCCACGGGCGTGACGCGCCCGCCGCGACGCCACGCAAGATCACGCTCAAGCGCAAGACCCAGAGCGAACTGCGGCAGTCCGCGGGCCAGGGGCGCGCGCGCACCGTCAACGTCGAGGTGCGCAAGAAGCGCACCTACATCAAGCGCGACGTGCTCGAGGAGCAGGCGCGCCAGCAGCAGGAAGAGCTCGACCGCGAGCGCCAGGCCGAGGAAGACGCGCGCAGGAAGGCCGAGGAAGAGGCGCGCAAGTCTTCTGAAGAAGAACTCCGCCAGCGCGAAGAGGAGCAGAAGCGCCTCGAGGCCGAGGAGCAGGCCAAGCGCCAGGCCGAGGAAGACGCGCGCAAGAAGGCCGAGGACGAGGCCCGCCGCGTCGTCGAGGAAGAGGCTCGCGTGCTCGCCGAGGCGCGCAAGCGCACTGCCGACGAGGACCGCAAGCGGCGCGAGGCCGAGCGGGCTCCGCCGCGTCGTGGCGCCGCGGCGGACGACGCCGGCACCAAGTACGGCCGCAAGGAATTGCATGTCGCCGGTGACAAGTCCGGGCGGCGCCGCAAGCGCGCGGCCACCGGCCGCCGGGCGGGCGGCTCCCAGATCGAGCGCCAGGGATTCGAGCGTCCCACGGCGCCAGTCAAGCGTGAAGTCGCGATCCCCGAGACCATCACGGTCTCCGAGCTGGCCCAGAAGATGGCCGTGAAGGCCACCGAGGTCATCAAGACCATGATGGGCATGGGCGCCATGGTGACGATCAACCAGGTCATCGACCAGGACACGGCCGTGCTCGTGGTCGAGGAAATGGGCCATACGCCCAAGTTGCTGAAAGAGAACCAGATCGAGGACGTGGTCGAGGAAGCCGCCAAGAGCACGGGCAAGGAAGAGCCGCGCTGGCCGGTGGTCACCATCATGGGCCACGTCGATCACGGCAAGACCTCGCTGCTCGACTACATCCGTCGCAGCAAGGTGGCAGCGGGCGAGGCCGGCGGCATCACGCAGCATATCGGCGCCTACGTGGTCGAATCGGCCAAGGGCCGCATCACGTTCCTCGATACCCCCGGTCACGCCGCCTTCACCGCCATGCGCGCGCGCGGCGCCCAGGCCACTGACGTGGTGATCCTGGTGGTTGCGGCCGATGACGGCGTCATGCCGCAGACTGTCGAGGCCATCCAGCATGCCCGTGCAGCCGGCGTGCCGATGGTCGTCGCGGTGAACAAGATCGACAAGCACGGCGCTGATCCCGAGCGCGTGAAGAGCGAGCTGGCACAGAAGGACGTCATCCCCGAGGACTGGGGCGGCGACACGCAGTTCGTGAACGTATCCGCCCATACCGGCGAAGGCATCGACACGCTGCTCGAATCCGTGGCCCTGCAGGCCGAGGTGCTCGAGCTGGAGGCCGTCGCCACCGGCCCGGCCAAGGGCGTGGTCATCGAGTCGAGCCTGGAGAAGGGACGGGGCGCGGTGGCCACGATCCTGGTGCAGCAGGGCAGGCTGAATGCGGGCGACGCCCTGCTGGCCGGGCGCGAGTACGGCCGTGTGCGCGCCATGTTCAACGAGCTTGGCAAGCCCCTCAAGGAGGCGGGCCCCTCGACGCCGGTACAGGTGCTCGGCCTGTCCGGCACCCCGATGGCGGGCGACGACGTCGTGGTCCTGCCGGACGAGCGCAAGGCGCGTGAAGTCGCCTTGCACCGCCAGGGCAAGTTCCGCGACGTCAAGCTGGCCAAGCAACAGGCGGCGAAGCTGGAAGACGTCTTCACCCAGATGGAAGAGGGTGAGACAAACGCGGTGCAGCTGCTCATCAAGGCCGACGTGCAGGGCAGCGCGGAGGCGCTGCGCGACGCCATGACCCGTCTCTCCAACGACGAGGTCAAGGTCAAGGTGATTGCGAGCAACGTGGGCGGCATCACAGAGTCTGACGTCAACCTGGCGGCGGCCTCGGGCGCCATCGTCATCGGCTTCAACACCCGGGCTGACGGCGCCGCACGCAGCGCCATCAAGGAAACCGGCGTCGATGTGCGCTACTACAGCATCATCTACGAGGCGATCGACGACGTGAAGCAGGCCATCGTCGGCATGCTGTCGCCGGAAATCCGCGAGCAGATCGTGGGCGTGGCCGAGGTGCGCGAGGTGTTCAGCTCGCCGAAGTTCGGCCAGGTGGCCGGTTGCCTGGTGACCGAGGGCGCCGTGCGCCGGAACAACCCGATCCGCGTGCTGCGCGACAACGTCGTCATCTTCGAGGGCCAGCTCGAGTCGCTGCGCCGCTTCAAGGACGACGTCAACGAGGTCAAGTCGGGTACCGAGTGCGGTATCGGCGTGAGGAACTACAACGATGTCCGCGCCGGCGACCAGATCGAGTGCTTCGAGCGCGTCGAAATCGCCCGCACTCTCTGA
- a CDS encoding NADH-quinone oxidoreductase subunit M: MAIDFPLLSLLIWLPILGGVAVLLVGDARAAVARVVALLVALATFIASLPLWRGFDPHTTAMQFTERAAWIPAFDAWYHLGVDGISMPLILLTTFITVLVVIAGWEVIQKRPAQYMAAFLVLEGMMIGVFAAVDALLFYVFWEAMLIPMFIIIGIWGGARRVYATLKFFLYTFLGSVFMLVALIYLRLEAGSYDIFVLHQQPLGMTAQTLIFLAFLAAFAVKVPMWPVHTWLPDAHVEAPTGGSVILAAIMLKMGGYGFLRFSLPITPDASQSLDWLLIGLSLIAIVYIGFVALVQQDMKKLIAYSSIAHMGFVTLGFFLAWRIIDNTGAMDGIVMGLQGGMVQMISHGLISGALFLCVGVLYDRMHSRDIAAYGGVANVMPKFAAFMVLFAMANAGLPGTSGFVGEFLVILASFKASFWYALLAGTTLVLGAAYTLWMVKRVLYGEVANAQVAALRDIGRREFLVLAVLAVAVLLLGLWPAPLIDVMATTLQGLADHVVQSKL; the protein is encoded by the coding sequence ATGGCCATCGATTTCCCGCTCCTCAGCCTGCTGATCTGGCTGCCGATCCTCGGCGGCGTGGCGGTGCTCCTGGTCGGCGACGCGCGCGCTGCCGTGGCTCGCGTCGTGGCGCTGCTCGTGGCCCTGGCCACGTTCATCGCCAGCCTGCCTTTGTGGCGCGGTTTCGATCCGCACACCACGGCGATGCAGTTCACCGAGCGGGCCGCATGGATCCCGGCCTTCGACGCCTGGTACCACCTCGGGGTCGACGGCATCTCCATGCCGCTCATCCTGCTCACCACCTTCATCACCGTGCTGGTGGTCATTGCGGGCTGGGAGGTGATCCAGAAGCGACCGGCACAGTACATGGCCGCCTTCCTGGTGCTCGAGGGCATGATGATCGGCGTCTTCGCGGCCGTGGATGCGCTGCTGTTCTACGTGTTCTGGGAAGCCATGCTGATCCCGATGTTCATCATCATCGGCATCTGGGGCGGCGCGCGGCGGGTCTACGCCACGCTGAAGTTCTTCCTCTACACGTTTCTCGGCTCGGTGTTCATGCTGGTGGCCCTGATCTACCTGCGCCTCGAAGCCGGGAGCTACGATATTTTCGTGCTGCACCAGCAGCCGCTGGGGATGACGGCGCAGACCCTGATTTTCCTGGCCTTCCTCGCGGCTTTCGCCGTCAAGGTGCCGATGTGGCCGGTGCACACCTGGTTGCCGGACGCGCACGTGGAGGCGCCGACGGGCGGTTCCGTGATCCTGGCGGCGATCATGCTGAAGATGGGCGGCTACGGCTTCCTGCGCTTCAGCCTGCCCATCACGCCCGATGCGTCGCAATCCCTGGACTGGCTGCTGATCGGCCTCTCGCTCATCGCCATCGTCTACATCGGCTTCGTCGCCCTGGTGCAGCAGGACATGAAGAAGCTGATCGCCTATTCCTCCATCGCGCACATGGGCTTCGTCACGCTCGGCTTCTTCCTCGCCTGGCGGATCATCGACAACACCGGTGCCATGGACGGGATCGTCATGGGCCTGCAGGGCGGCATGGTGCAGATGATCTCGCACGGGCTCATTTCCGGGGCACTGTTCCTCTGCGTCGGCGTGCTGTACGACCGCATGCACAGCCGGGACATCGCCGCTTACGGCGGCGTGGCGAATGTCATGCCCAAGTTCGCCGCATTCATGGTGCTGTTCGCCATGGCCAACGCCGGCCTGCCCGGCACTTCCGGCTTCGTCGGCGAGTTCCTCGTCATCCTCGCCAGCTTCAAGGCCAGTTTCTGGTACGCATTGCTGGCGGGTACGACGCTGGTCCTCGGCGCGGCCTATACGCTGTGGATGGTGAAGCGAGTGCTCTACGGCGAGGTCGCGAATGCCCAGGTGGCAGCGCTCAGGGACATCGGCAGGCGCGAGTTCCTGGTGCTTGCCGTGCTCGCGGTGGCTGTCCTGCTGCTCGGGCTGTGGCCCGCTCCGCTCATTGATGTCATGGCGACCACCCTGCAGGGGCTTGCCGATCACGTGGTGCAGTCGAAGCTATGA
- the nuoN gene encoding NADH-quinone oxidoreductase subunit NuoN, with product MNDLSQFAPASAEIFLACAACVVLLADLFLPQRYRGASYILALAAILGTSTVLTATAPDARMVVLHGAYVIDPLSHLLKLFTCIVVAVTFLYARDYLAVRGLLKGEYYVLGLFATLGIFVMISAHSMLSLYIGLELMSLSLYAMVAFNRESPMAAEAAMKYFILGGIATGCFLYGTSILYGVTGSLDLGEIARRAAELDGNDIHLLVALSFILVGVAFKFGAVPFHMWLPDVYQGAPTPVTLFIGTAAKIGSLAMIFRVLVEGLGPLHGSWADMLAVLALLSMAIGNVVAIAQTNLKRMLAYSTISHVGFILLGILAGTPAGIEAAVYYTLAYVIMAGAAFGMIILLSREGFEAEELADFRGLNARSPWFAGVMLVVMFSMAGVPPLLGFYAKFAVLAAAIEVGRTWLAVAGVLFSVIGAFYYLRVVKLMYFDEPVEQAPLAAGSDLRIVLSFNGLLVLALGLFPQALIGAVALVL from the coding sequence ATGAACGACCTGAGCCAATTCGCGCCGGCGAGCGCCGAGATTTTCCTGGCCTGTGCGGCCTGCGTGGTGTTGCTGGCTGACCTGTTCCTGCCCCAGCGCTACCGCGGGGCCAGCTATATCCTTGCGCTGGCCGCCATCCTCGGCACCTCGACCGTGCTCACGGCAACCGCCCCCGATGCCCGCATGGTGGTCCTGCACGGCGCCTATGTCATCGACCCGCTGTCGCACCTGCTCAAGCTTTTCACCTGCATCGTGGTCGCCGTGACGTTCCTTTACGCGCGCGACTACCTGGCGGTTCGGGGGTTGCTCAAGGGCGAGTACTACGTGCTCGGCCTGTTCGCGACCCTGGGCATCTTCGTCATGATCTCGGCGCACAGCATGCTCAGCCTGTACATCGGCCTCGAGCTGATGTCGCTGTCCCTGTACGCGATGGTGGCGTTCAACCGGGAGAGCCCGATGGCGGCGGAGGCCGCGATGAAGTACTTCATCCTTGGCGGCATCGCGACCGGCTGCTTTCTCTATGGCACCTCGATCCTTTATGGCGTCACCGGCTCGCTGGACCTGGGCGAAATCGCCCGGCGCGCCGCGGAGCTCGACGGCAACGACATCCACCTGTTGGTGGCGCTGTCCTTCATTCTCGTGGGGGTGGCCTTCAAGTTCGGCGCCGTGCCGTTCCACATGTGGTTGCCGGATGTCTACCAGGGCGCGCCGACGCCGGTCACGCTGTTCATCGGCACGGCCGCCAAGATCGGGTCCCTGGCGATGATCTTCCGCGTGCTGGTGGAGGGTCTCGGACCCCTGCACGGCAGCTGGGCCGACATGCTCGCGGTTCTCGCGCTCCTGTCGATGGCCATCGGCAACGTGGTGGCGATCGCCCAGACGAACCTGAAGCGCATGCTGGCGTACTCGACCATCTCTCACGTGGGCTTCATTTTGCTCGGCATCCTCGCCGGCACGCCGGCCGGGATCGAGGCGGCTGTCTATTACACGCTGGCCTACGTGATCATGGCGGGGGCCGCCTTCGGCATGATCATTCTCCTCAGCCGCGAAGGTTTCGAGGCCGAGGAGCTGGCCGACTTCCGTGGCCTGAACGCGCGCAGCCCATGGTTCGCGGGCGTGATGCTGGTAGTGATGTTCAGCATGGCCGGCGTGCCGCCGCTGCTCGGTTTCTACGCCAAGTTCGCCGTGCTCGCGGCGGCAATCGAGGTGGGGCGGACGTGGCTCGCCGTGGCCGGCGTTCTGTTCTCGGTGATCGGGGCTTTCTATTACCTGCGCGTGGTCAAGCTGATGTATTTCGACGAGCCGGTGGAGCAGGCGCCGCTGGCCGCCGGGAGCGACCTGCGTATCGTGCTGAGCTTCAACGGGCTGCTGGTGCTGGCGCTCGGGCTCTTCCCCCAGGCGTTGATCGGGGCCGTCGCGCTGGTGCTCTGA
- the rpsO gene encoding 30S ribosomal protein S15, giving the protein MPLSVEQKQEIIKEYGRGNADTGSPEVQVALLSARISELTEHFSSHKKDHHSRRGLLKLVNQRRQLLDYLKRKDIGRYQDLISRLGLRR; this is encoded by the coding sequence ATGCCCCTGTCGGTAGAGCAGAAGCAAGAGATCATCAAGGAGTACGGCCGCGGCAACGCGGATACCGGTTCCCCGGAAGTGCAGGTGGCCTTGCTGTCTGCGCGCATCAGCGAGCTGACTGAGCATTTCAGCAGCCACAAGAAAGACCATCATTCGCGGCGCGGGCTGCTGAAGCTGGTCAACCAGCGGCGCCAGCTGCTGGACTACCTGAAGCGGAAGGACATCGGCCGCTACCAGGACCTCATTTCCCGTCTCGGCCTGCGTCGCTGA